A portion of the Catenulispora sp. GP43 genome contains these proteins:
- a CDS encoding TetR/AcrR family transcriptional regulator — protein sequence MAPPPNLARRRALTDGALRVLATTGLHGFSHRAVDTAADLPAGTAANYFGSRDALLAATAERVLELHEQDMAAAHGLVSGPVDREGLIGLLAMSLEMSANLHRERYLAVYELTLESTRRPALRKTFDAIRHAAIEFTCEQHRALGLTTSRQDVETLISLYGGALFTLITGQAGDDGKTDTATCTALARTMVAGISS from the coding sequence ATGGCTCCCCCTCCGAACCTGGCCCGCCGCCGCGCCCTGACCGACGGCGCACTGCGCGTACTCGCCACCACCGGCCTGCACGGCTTCAGCCACCGCGCCGTGGACACCGCCGCCGACCTGCCCGCCGGCACCGCCGCCAACTACTTCGGCAGCCGCGACGCCCTGCTGGCCGCCACCGCCGAGCGCGTCCTGGAACTGCACGAGCAGGACATGGCCGCGGCCCACGGCCTGGTCAGCGGCCCGGTCGACCGCGAGGGCCTGATCGGCCTGCTGGCGATGTCCCTGGAGATGTCGGCGAACCTGCACCGCGAGCGCTACCTGGCGGTCTACGAGCTCACCCTGGAGTCCACCCGCCGCCCGGCCCTGCGCAAGACCTTCGACGCCATCAGGCACGCGGCGATCGAGTTCACCTGCGAGCAGCACCGGGCCCTGGGCCTGACCACCTCGCGGCAGGATGTGGAGACGCTGATCTCGCTGTACGGCGGCGCGCTGTTCACCCTGATCACCGGCCAGGCCGGCGACGACGGGAAGACCGACACCGCGACCTGCACCGCGCTGGCCCGCACGATGGTCGCGGGCATCTCGTCCTGA
- a CDS encoding FAD-dependent oxidoreductase → MRVVVIGAGIGGLAATRALIADGHEVACYERADALRTSGSALTLWSNGTAVLHALGVPYDDLGAPIDYLAMLRGTDGRMLMDIDCARAAVRYGYPHRSTPRRDLIRRLADGLPEGTLHFGRRAVAIEQDPGSAEVRFADGSAVAADLVIGADGSRSAVRDVVYGADPTRPAGWATWQGLTPVDVETTRSRRGLMIVGREGFCGLMPAGNGLLQWWFDRPWNADDPQPPSVTAMLKERFGHWASPVAETLAAADDAQIEFFAHRRQKVGRGWSRGRVVLLGDAAHTMPPTVAQGANQALEDGWALARGLRVAAGDLPAGLAEYERSRLKGARLTQLVAGSEVTDKYRPGAGLLTPNALISWFYTRWLKMISTILNEQRQPVAPAVLR, encoded by the coding sequence ATGCGTGTGGTGGTCATCGGAGCCGGGATCGGCGGTCTGGCCGCGACCCGGGCGCTGATCGCGGACGGACACGAGGTGGCGTGCTACGAACGCGCCGACGCGCTGCGGACATCGGGCTCGGCGCTGACACTCTGGAGCAACGGCACGGCGGTGCTGCACGCGCTCGGCGTGCCGTACGACGACCTCGGCGCGCCGATCGACTACCTCGCGATGCTGCGGGGTACCGACGGCCGGATGCTGATGGACATCGACTGTGCGCGGGCGGCGGTCCGCTACGGCTACCCGCACCGCTCGACGCCGCGCCGGGACCTCATCCGGCGGCTGGCCGACGGGCTCCCGGAGGGCACGCTGCACTTCGGCCGGCGCGCGGTGGCGATCGAGCAGGATCCCGGCTCGGCCGAGGTGCGCTTCGCCGACGGCTCGGCGGTGGCGGCGGACCTGGTGATCGGCGCGGACGGCTCGCGCTCGGCGGTGCGTGACGTGGTGTACGGCGCGGATCCGACCCGGCCCGCGGGCTGGGCGACCTGGCAGGGGCTGACGCCGGTCGACGTGGAGACCACGCGTTCGCGGCGCGGCCTGATGATCGTCGGACGCGAGGGGTTCTGCGGGCTGATGCCGGCCGGGAACGGCCTGCTGCAATGGTGGTTCGACCGGCCCTGGAACGCCGACGACCCGCAGCCGCCCTCGGTCACGGCCATGCTGAAGGAGCGGTTCGGGCACTGGGCCTCGCCGGTGGCCGAGACCCTGGCCGCCGCCGACGACGCGCAGATCGAGTTCTTCGCCCACCGGCGGCAGAAGGTGGGCCGGGGCTGGAGCCGCGGCCGCGTGGTGCTGCTGGGCGACGCCGCGCACACGATGCCGCCCACGGTGGCCCAGGGCGCGAACCAGGCCCTGGAGGACGGCTGGGCCCTGGCCCGCGGGCTGCGCGTGGCCGCCGGCGACCTGCCGGCCGGGCTCGCCGAGTACGAGCGGTCGCGGCTCAAGGGGGCGCGGCTGACGCAGCTGGTGGCCGGTTCGGAGGTGACTGACAAGTACCGGCCGGGTGCCGGGCTGCTCACTCCCAACGCCCTGATCAGCTGGTTCTACACCCGGTGGCTGAAGATGATCAGCACGATTCTCAATGAACAGCGGCAGCCGGTGGCCCCGGCGGTACTCAGATGA
- the metH gene encoding methionine synthase, with translation MASTAVPSAHAGSARIAALREALRTRVVVADGAMGTMLQAQNPTLDDFQGHEGCNEILNISRPDIVRAVHEEYFRAGVDCVETNTFGANHTNLGDYDIADRVFELSEAGARLAREVADGFATADRPRWVIGSIGPGTKLPSLGQIDYPTLRDAYQAEAAGLIAGGADALLVETSQDLLQIKASVLGAKAAARAAGIDIPVWASAAFETTGTMLLGTEVGAALTALESLGIERIGLNCSTGPAEMSEHLRYLAKHSTIGLSCMPNAGLPVLTSDGAHYPLSPEELVDWHQRFVDQFGIALIGGCCGTTPEHLRQLVDSLGGREVPQRSPKREPGASSLYQHVPFRQDISYLAIGERANTNGSKAFREALLAENWDACVEIARNQIRDGAHMLDLCVDYVGRDGVADMKAVASRFATASTLPIVLDSTEPQVLQAGLETLGGRAVINSVNYEDGDAPDSRFARIMELVSAHGAGVIALTIDEQGQARTAEHKVAIAERLIEDITTNWGVPEDSILVDCLTFTICTGQEESRRDGLETIEGIRELKRRHPDVQTTLGLSNISFGLNPAARQVLNSVFLHECVEAGLDSAIVHASKILPIARIPEEQRKVALDLVYDRRAEGYDPLTRLLELFEGVDAASQKASRADELAALPLEERLKRRIIDGERKGLEADLDEALAVRPALEIVNEVLLDGMKTVGELFGSGEMQLPFVLQSAETMKAAVAHLEPHMEKSDSTGKGTIVLATVKGDVHDIGKNLVDIILSNNGYNVVNLGIKQPLQTILDAAEENAADAIGMSGLLVKSTVVMKENLEEMNTRGVAGRWPVLLGGAALTRAYVEQDLAELYQGEVRYARDAFEGLNLMDAVAAVKAGVPGASLPALRPRRVKASGPLREIPDEPIPARSDVALDNPIPAPPFWGDRMVKGIRLAEYAPYLDERALFLGQWGLKPGRGSGGRSYEELVETEGRPRLRMWLERLQTENLLDAAVVYGYFPAVSKGDSLLILDESGDQRTSFTFPRQRRDRHLCLSDFWRPQESGEVDVAPFQLVTVGARIAEATAELFAGNSYREYMELHGLSVQLAEALAEYWHARVRDELGFAAEDPDSTEGLFKVEYRGCRYSFGYPACPDLEDRTKIVELLKPERINVRLSEEYQLHPEQSTDAIVAHHPEASYFNAG, from the coding sequence ATGGCCTCGACCGCCGTCCCTTCCGCGCACGCCGGAAGCGCCAGGATCGCCGCGCTTCGCGAAGCACTCCGGACCAGGGTGGTGGTGGCCGACGGGGCCATGGGCACCATGCTGCAGGCGCAGAACCCGACGCTGGACGACTTCCAGGGCCACGAGGGCTGCAACGAGATCCTCAACATCTCCCGCCCCGACATCGTGCGGGCCGTGCACGAGGAGTACTTCCGCGCCGGCGTGGACTGCGTGGAGACCAACACCTTCGGCGCCAACCACACCAACCTCGGCGACTACGACATCGCCGACCGCGTCTTCGAGCTCTCCGAAGCCGGCGCCCGGCTGGCCCGCGAGGTCGCCGACGGCTTCGCCACCGCCGACAGGCCGCGCTGGGTGATCGGCTCCATCGGCCCGGGCACCAAGCTGCCGTCCCTGGGCCAGATCGACTACCCCACGCTGCGCGACGCCTACCAGGCCGAGGCCGCCGGGCTGATCGCCGGCGGCGCGGACGCGCTGCTGGTGGAGACCAGCCAGGACCTGCTGCAGATCAAGGCCTCGGTGCTGGGCGCCAAGGCCGCGGCGCGCGCGGCCGGGATCGACATCCCGGTGTGGGCCTCGGCGGCGTTCGAGACCACCGGCACGATGCTGCTGGGCACCGAGGTCGGCGCGGCGCTGACCGCGCTGGAGTCCCTGGGCATCGAGCGCATCGGCCTGAACTGCTCCACCGGCCCGGCCGAGATGAGCGAGCACCTGCGCTACCTGGCCAAGCACTCCACGATCGGCCTGTCCTGCATGCCGAACGCCGGCCTGCCGGTGCTCACCTCCGACGGCGCGCACTACCCGCTGAGCCCGGAGGAGCTCGTCGACTGGCACCAGCGCTTCGTCGACCAGTTCGGCATCGCGCTGATCGGCGGCTGCTGCGGCACCACGCCGGAGCACCTGCGGCAGCTGGTCGACAGTCTCGGCGGACGCGAGGTCCCCCAGCGTTCGCCGAAGCGGGAGCCGGGGGCCTCGTCGCTGTACCAGCACGTGCCGTTCCGGCAGGACATCAGCTACCTGGCGATCGGCGAGCGGGCCAATACCAACGGCTCCAAGGCGTTCCGCGAGGCGCTGCTGGCGGAGAACTGGGACGCGTGCGTGGAGATCGCCCGCAACCAGATCCGCGACGGCGCGCACATGCTCGACCTCTGCGTCGACTACGTGGGCCGGGACGGCGTCGCGGACATGAAGGCCGTGGCCAGCCGGTTCGCGACCGCCTCGACGCTGCCGATCGTGCTGGACTCCACCGAGCCGCAGGTGCTCCAGGCCGGGCTGGAGACGCTCGGCGGGCGGGCCGTCATCAACTCGGTGAACTACGAGGACGGCGACGCCCCCGACTCGCGCTTCGCGCGCATCATGGAGCTGGTCTCCGCGCACGGCGCCGGCGTCATCGCCCTGACCATCGACGAGCAGGGCCAGGCCCGCACCGCCGAGCACAAGGTGGCGATCGCCGAGCGGCTGATCGAGGACATCACGACCAACTGGGGCGTCCCGGAGGACTCGATCCTCGTGGACTGTCTGACCTTCACGATCTGTACCGGGCAGGAGGAGTCGCGGCGCGACGGCCTGGAGACCATCGAGGGCATCCGGGAGCTGAAGCGCCGGCACCCGGACGTGCAGACCACCCTGGGCCTGTCGAACATCTCCTTCGGCCTGAACCCGGCCGCGCGCCAGGTGCTGAACTCGGTGTTCCTGCACGAGTGCGTCGAGGCCGGCCTGGACTCGGCGATCGTGCACGCCTCCAAGATCCTGCCGATCGCCCGCATCCCGGAGGAGCAGCGCAAGGTCGCCCTGGACCTGGTCTATGACCGGCGTGCCGAGGGCTACGACCCGCTGACCCGGCTGCTGGAGCTGTTCGAGGGCGTGGACGCCGCCTCGCAGAAGGCCTCCCGCGCCGACGAGCTGGCGGCGCTGCCGCTGGAGGAGCGTCTCAAGCGCCGCATCATCGACGGCGAGCGCAAGGGGCTGGAGGCCGACCTGGACGAGGCCCTGGCCGTGCGTCCCGCGCTGGAGATCGTCAACGAGGTGCTGCTGGACGGTATGAAGACGGTCGGCGAGCTGTTCGGCTCCGGCGAGATGCAGCTGCCGTTCGTGCTGCAGAGCGCGGAGACGATGAAGGCGGCGGTGGCGCACCTGGAGCCGCACATGGAGAAGTCGGACTCCACCGGGAAGGGCACGATCGTGCTGGCCACGGTGAAGGGCGACGTCCACGACATCGGCAAGAACCTGGTCGACATCATCTTGTCGAACAACGGCTACAACGTGGTCAACCTCGGCATCAAGCAGCCGCTGCAGACCATCCTGGACGCCGCCGAGGAGAACGCCGCCGACGCCATCGGGATGTCGGGGCTGCTGGTGAAGTCCACGGTGGTGATGAAGGAGAACCTGGAGGAGATGAACACCCGCGGCGTGGCCGGGCGCTGGCCGGTGCTGCTGGGCGGCGCCGCGCTGACCCGGGCCTACGTCGAGCAGGACCTCGCCGAGCTGTACCAGGGCGAGGTGCGGTACGCGCGCGACGCCTTCGAGGGGCTGAACCTGATGGACGCGGTCGCGGCGGTGAAGGCCGGGGTCCCCGGTGCGTCCCTGCCGGCGCTGCGTCCCCGGCGGGTCAAGGCCTCCGGGCCGCTGCGCGAGATCCCGGACGAGCCGATCCCGGCCCGCTCCGACGTGGCGCTGGACAACCCGATCCCGGCGCCGCCGTTCTGGGGCGACCGGATGGTGAAGGGGATCCGGCTGGCCGAATACGCGCCCTACCTCGACGAGCGCGCGCTGTTCCTCGGCCAGTGGGGGCTCAAGCCGGGGCGCGGCTCGGGCGGGCGCTCGTACGAGGAACTGGTCGAGACCGAGGGCCGCCCGCGCCTGCGCATGTGGCTGGAGCGCCTGCAGACCGAGAACCTGCTGGACGCGGCGGTCGTCTACGGCTACTTCCCGGCGGTCAGCAAGGGCGACAGCCTGCTGATCCTCGACGAGAGCGGCGACCAGCGGACCAGCTTCACCTTCCCGCGCCAGCGCCGCGACCGCCACCTGTGCCTGTCCGACTTCTGGCGCCCGCAGGAATCCGGCGAGGTGGACGTGGCCCCGTTCCAGCTGGTGACGGTCGGCGCGCGCATCGCCGAGGCGACGGCGGAGCTGTTCGCGGGGAACTCCTATCGGGAGTACATGGAGCTGCACGGCCTGTCGGTCCAGCTCGCCGAGGCCCTGGCCGAGTACTGGCACGCCCGCGTGCGCGACGAGCTCGGCTTCGCCGCCGAGGACCCGGACTCGACCGAGGGGCTGTTCAAGGTGGAGTACCGCGGGTGCCGGTACTCGTTCGGGTATCCGGCGTGCCCGGACCTGGAGGACCGGACGAAGATCGTGGAGCTGCTTAAGCCGGAGCGGATCAACGTGCGGCTGTCGGAGGAGTACCAGTTGCATCCGGAGCAGTCGACGGATGCGATCGTGGCGCACCACCCGGAGGCTTCTTACTTCAACGCGGGGTGA
- a CDS encoding nucleotidyltransferase domain-containing protein, which produces MTTEDVVELHVLLRAAGADVWIGGGWGIDALVGQQTRPHRDVDLMHRLDQEPAVVAALARAGFAETLDWRPVRFVMADARGREIDLHPLVFGEDGSASQASLEADRPFVYPASCFVTGVIGGTVVPCMSAEQQVYFHQGYEPADHDRHDMAQLRRVFGIATHF; this is translated from the coding sequence ATGACGACCGAGGACGTGGTCGAGCTCCACGTCCTCCTGCGGGCGGCGGGCGCCGACGTCTGGATCGGCGGCGGCTGGGGCATCGACGCCCTGGTCGGCCAGCAGACGCGCCCGCACCGCGACGTGGACCTGATGCACCGGCTCGATCAGGAGCCCGCGGTCGTGGCGGCCCTGGCGCGGGCGGGGTTCGCCGAAACGCTCGACTGGCGTCCGGTGCGGTTCGTGATGGCGGACGCGCGAGGGCGGGAGATCGATCTGCACCCGCTGGTCTTCGGCGAAGACGGGTCGGCGTCGCAGGCCTCGTTGGAGGCGGACAGGCCTTTCGTCTATCCCGCTTCGTGCTTCGTCACCGGCGTGATCGGCGGGACCGTGGTGCCCTGCATGTCGGCGGAACAGCAGGTCTACTTCCATCAGGGCTATGAGCCGGCCGACCACGATCGGCACGACATGGCGCAGCTGCGCAGGGTGTTCGGGATCGCCACGCACTTCTGA
- a CDS encoding MFS transporter, with the protein MWEKERRSVATVFATHGAVTGTFSSRLPWLSDHLQLSAGRLGIALLMPSIGAIATMPFAGRAVARFGTRATARALIGVFLAVTVATSWMPSLPALAACMVVSGAVGGTSDMAMNAQGILVEKRMARSIMSGLHGSWSAGVLIAAMAGSLAAHAHVDARVHFAVAAAVLAAAAAWGTHGFRTSAADVGLAEEKKEDVPLFVIPRGVILLIGLVGFCGIYAEVAAQDWSSVYMHRTLHGDEAEAAFTTGMFAFTMAAGRLAGDAVVGRLGATTTVRGCGVLGALGGLLVVAAHGPIPAILGFMLIGVGVGVSVVVPLAFAAAGHAGPNPTMGVAGVATIAYGAGMAAPGMIGGIADLTSLRVAFSAVAVLAGMVALGGGLLGRNAPAAVHGVPGPLAAEAEALATEG; encoded by the coding sequence ATGTGGGAGAAGGAACGACGCTCGGTCGCGACCGTGTTCGCCACCCACGGCGCCGTGACCGGGACCTTCTCCTCGCGCCTGCCGTGGCTGTCCGACCACCTGCAGCTGTCCGCGGGAAGACTCGGTATCGCGCTGCTCATGCCCTCCATCGGAGCCATCGCCACGATGCCCTTCGCCGGCCGCGCGGTGGCCCGGTTCGGTACCAGGGCGACGGCGCGGGCGCTGATCGGCGTCTTCCTGGCCGTCACCGTGGCGACCTCCTGGATGCCGAGCCTGCCGGCGCTGGCGGCCTGCATGGTCGTCTCCGGCGCCGTCGGCGGCACCTCCGACATGGCGATGAACGCCCAGGGCATCCTGGTCGAGAAGCGCATGGCCCGCTCGATCATGTCCGGCCTGCACGGCAGCTGGAGCGCCGGCGTCCTGATCGCCGCGATGGCCGGCTCGCTGGCCGCGCACGCGCACGTCGACGCCCGCGTGCACTTCGCCGTCGCGGCGGCGGTGCTGGCCGCGGCGGCCGCCTGGGGCACGCACGGCTTCCGCACCAGCGCCGCCGACGTGGGCCTGGCCGAGGAGAAGAAGGAGGACGTGCCGCTGTTCGTGATCCCGCGCGGCGTGATCCTGCTGATCGGCCTGGTCGGCTTCTGCGGCATCTACGCCGAGGTGGCCGCGCAGGACTGGTCCTCGGTCTACATGCACCGCACCCTGCACGGCGACGAAGCCGAGGCCGCCTTCACCACCGGCATGTTCGCCTTCACCATGGCCGCCGGCCGCCTGGCCGGCGACGCGGTGGTGGGACGCCTGGGAGCCACGACGACCGTCCGCGGCTGCGGCGTCCTCGGCGCACTCGGCGGCCTGCTGGTGGTCGCGGCCCACGGCCCGATCCCGGCGATCCTGGGCTTCATGCTCATCGGCGTCGGCGTCGGCGTCTCGGTGGTGGTCCCGCTGGCCTTCGCCGCCGCCGGCCACGCCGGCCCGAACCCGACGATGGGCGTCGCGGGCGTGGCGACCATCGCCTACGGCGCGGGCATGGCCGCCCCCGGCATGATCGGCGGCATCGCCGACCTGACCTCGCTGCGCGTGGCCTTCAGCGCGGTGGCGGTACTGGCCGGCATGGTCGCCCTCGGCGGCGGCCTGCTGGGGCGCAACGCACCGGCGGCGGTGCACGGGGTGCCGGGGCCGCTGGCCGCGGAGGCTGAGGCGCTGGCTACGGAGGGGTGA
- a CDS encoding SAM-dependent methyltransferase — protein sequence MADHVADHAGLGPLPPLFDTPQHWRPAALDTDTPHVARVYDYLLGGKDHFRTDRAAAELLLRANPYLRDACREQRDFLRRAVRHLAAEGVSQFVDIGTGLPAAPTAHQIARAVQPAARVAYVDNDPIVLSHARVLLTDGGPGTAFVEGDLREPEALLREPALRAVIDLGEPVAMVVTGLLHFLPDHEQPAKHVRTLMDACAPGSCLVLTHGASDLAVELARATSAAFRQAAIPCQARSRDEVLELVGELELAEPGLVPMAAWRPERNLTKTVRERQIAYGVVARKG from the coding sequence ATGGCCGATCACGTGGCCGATCACGCAGGACTGGGCCCGCTGCCGCCGCTTTTCGACACGCCGCAGCACTGGCGTCCGGCCGCCCTGGACACCGACACCCCGCACGTCGCGCGGGTGTACGACTACCTGCTCGGCGGCAAGGACCACTTCCGCACCGACCGCGCCGCCGCCGAGCTGCTGCTGCGCGCCAACCCCTACTTACGCGACGCCTGCCGCGAACAGCGCGACTTCCTGCGCCGCGCGGTCCGCCACCTGGCGGCCGAGGGCGTGAGCCAGTTCGTGGACATCGGCACCGGCCTGCCCGCGGCACCGACCGCGCACCAGATCGCGCGCGCGGTACAGCCGGCGGCGCGCGTGGCCTACGTCGACAACGACCCGATCGTGCTGTCCCACGCACGGGTCCTGCTCACCGACGGCGGTCCGGGGACCGCATTCGTCGAGGGGGACCTGCGCGAGCCGGAGGCGCTGCTGCGGGAGCCGGCGCTGCGGGCGGTGATCGACCTCGGGGAGCCGGTGGCGATGGTGGTCACCGGGCTGCTGCACTTCCTGCCGGATCACGAGCAGCCCGCCAAGCACGTGCGGACGCTGATGGACGCCTGCGCGCCCGGCAGCTGCCTGGTGCTGACGCACGGCGCGTCGGACCTGGCGGTGGAGCTGGCGCGGGCGACGTCGGCGGCGTTCCGGCAGGCGGCGATCCCGTGCCAGGCCCGCAGCCGGGACGAGGTGCTGGAGCTGGTGGGGGAGCTGGAGCTGGCCGAGCCGGGGCTGGTGCCGATGGCGGCCTGGCGGCCCGAGCGGAACCTGACGAAGACGGTGCGGGAACGGCAGATCGCTTATGGGGTCGTGGCGCGCAAGGGGTGA
- a CDS encoding RNA polymerase subunit sigma-70 translates to MTEAILARARAGDGEAFRELVGPHRRELQAHCYRILGSVQDAEDVLQEALLAAWRSIGRFDGRSLRAWLYRIATNHCLNYLRGQKRRPQPPEREWSGDPWWLEPYPGDLDELTPGPEARYDARESIALSFVAGLQHLPPQQRAVLVLRDVLGFSAAETADMLGTTATAVNSALVRARAALPPDRPAHEVPMPKSPAEAAVVDRFVSAFQRFDLPELVSLLTDDARLTMPPEPAEHRGPGTIARFLLELHQGQELRFLPTRANGQPAMVLYIPDPRAPIWRFCGLIVFTLRGERVQGLTRFAGQASLTRFGFPRTLPRGFDA, encoded by the coding sequence ATGACCGAGGCGATCCTCGCCCGGGCCCGGGCCGGGGACGGCGAGGCCTTCCGTGAACTCGTCGGTCCGCACCGCCGCGAACTGCAGGCGCACTGCTACCGGATCCTCGGCTCGGTGCAGGACGCCGAGGACGTGCTCCAGGAGGCCCTGTTGGCGGCATGGCGTTCGATCGGCCGGTTCGACGGCCGGTCGCTGCGGGCGTGGCTGTACCGGATCGCCACCAACCACTGTCTGAACTACCTGCGCGGCCAGAAGCGGCGGCCGCAGCCGCCGGAGCGGGAATGGTCCGGCGATCCCTGGTGGCTGGAGCCGTATCCCGGCGACCTGGACGAGCTCACCCCCGGCCCCGAGGCCCGCTACGACGCCCGCGAGTCGATCGCCCTGTCGTTCGTGGCGGGCCTGCAACACCTGCCGCCCCAGCAGCGTGCGGTCCTGGTGCTGCGGGACGTGCTGGGCTTCTCGGCCGCCGAGACCGCGGACATGCTCGGCACCACCGCCACCGCGGTCAACAGCGCGCTGGTCCGGGCGCGCGCCGCGCTGCCGCCCGACCGGCCCGCGCACGAGGTGCCGATGCCCAAGTCGCCGGCGGAGGCCGCGGTCGTCGACCGCTTCGTCAGCGCGTTCCAGCGCTTCGACCTGCCGGAGCTGGTGAGTCTGCTGACCGACGACGCCCGGCTGACGATGCCGCCGGAGCCGGCCGAGCACCGGGGGCCCGGGACCATCGCCCGGTTCCTGCTGGAGCTGCACCAGGGCCAGGAGCTGCGGTTCCTGCCCACCCGCGCCAACGGCCAGCCCGCCATGGTGCTCTACATCCCCGACCCCCGGGCGCCGATCTGGCGGTTCTGCGGCCTGATCGTGTTCACGCTGCGGGGCGAGCGGGTGCAGGGGCTCACCCGGTTCGCGGGGCAGGCCTCGCTGACACGGTTCGGCTTCCCCCGCACGCTGCCGCGGGGCTTCGACGCCTGA
- a CDS encoding MFS transporter, translated as MTSEAPMTALDGRNETREQAPATPGAPHRWRAFALLAVAVFMTVVDMLIVNVALPTIGAKLHFAQTNLQWVVTAYAISFGGFLLLGGRTADLVGRRRTFVAGLALFTAASCACGLATSGTFLIVMRGVQGLGAAAVLPAALSIVMNMFPEGPERNKALGIWGAVGASGATFGVLAGGAITRYAGWPYIFYLNVFIGGAVLLVAPRVLPESRVPDARRRYDVPGAVTVTGALVLAVYAISQAPTVGWTAARTLVPLAVSAVLLVTFVIVEARTEAPLLPLRLFRLKTLAGSNTVGFLLGASFYGYIFIGTLYMQQVLRYSPMTTGLAWLTVGLTGVVMAGPAQILVTKASVRLVMAVGMAVTASGILWATQVSAHGSFWSDLAGPFFLTGTVTWVFIPVSIGALVGVTEREAGVASGLIDSSQQLGGAIGIAIASTVAAARSQAMLGHGHAAADALTGGFQQALWVCGLIGLAAVPVALVLVRRQAPAPRPTLPDTARPTTPSATA; from the coding sequence ATGACCTCAGAGGCACCCATGACCGCACTGGACGGCAGGAACGAAACCCGCGAACAAGCGCCTGCGACGCCCGGCGCCCCGCACCGATGGCGGGCGTTCGCGCTCCTGGCCGTGGCGGTCTTCATGACCGTGGTCGACATGCTGATCGTCAACGTGGCGCTGCCGACGATCGGTGCCAAGCTCCACTTCGCCCAGACGAACCTGCAGTGGGTGGTGACCGCGTACGCGATCAGCTTCGGCGGCTTCCTGCTGCTCGGCGGCCGGACCGCCGACCTGGTCGGACGCCGCCGGACCTTCGTGGCCGGGCTCGCGCTGTTCACCGCGGCCTCGTGCGCGTGCGGGCTGGCGACCAGCGGCACCTTCCTGATCGTCATGCGCGGCGTCCAGGGGCTCGGCGCCGCTGCCGTGCTGCCCGCCGCGCTGTCCATCGTGATGAACATGTTTCCCGAGGGCCCCGAGCGCAACAAGGCGCTCGGCATCTGGGGCGCCGTCGGCGCCAGCGGGGCGACGTTCGGGGTGCTGGCCGGGGGCGCCATCACCCGGTACGCCGGCTGGCCCTACATCTTCTACCTGAACGTCTTCATCGGCGGCGCAGTGCTGCTGGTGGCTCCGCGCGTGCTGCCAGAAAGCAGGGTTCCCGACGCCCGCCGCCGCTACGACGTCCCCGGCGCCGTCACCGTGACCGGCGCCCTGGTCCTCGCGGTGTACGCGATCTCGCAGGCACCGACCGTCGGGTGGACCGCCGCCCGGACCCTGGTGCCGCTCGCGGTCTCGGCGGTGCTGCTGGTCACGTTCGTGATCGTCGAGGCCAGGACCGAGGCGCCGCTGCTGCCGCTTCGGCTGTTCCGTCTGAAGACCCTGGCCGGTTCCAACACCGTCGGCTTCCTGCTCGGAGCCAGCTTCTACGGCTACATCTTCATCGGCACGCTCTACATGCAGCAGGTGCTCCGCTATTCCCCCATGACGACCGGCCTGGCCTGGCTGACCGTGGGCCTGACCGGGGTGGTGATGGCCGGGCCGGCCCAGATCCTGGTCACCAAGGCGTCGGTGCGGCTGGTGATGGCGGTCGGGATGGCGGTGACCGCGTCCGGGATCCTGTGGGCCACCCAGGTGTCCGCGCACGGGAGCTTCTGGTCGGACCTGGCCGGCCCCTTCTTCCTGACCGGGACGGTCACCTGGGTGTTCATCCCGGTGTCGATCGGGGCCCTGGTCGGCGTCACCGAACGCGAGGCCGGTGTCGCCTCCGGCCTCATCGACTCCTCCCAGCAGCTCGGGGGCGCGATCGGGATCGCCATCGCCTCGACCGTCGCGGCGGCGCGCTCCCAGGCGATGCTCGGGCACGGCCATGCCGCCGCCGATGCGCTGACCGGCGGCTTCCAGCAGGCTCTGTGGGTCTGCGGGCTCATCGGCCTGGCCGCGGTCCCGGTGGCGTTGGTGCTCGTCAGGCGTCAAGCACCTGCACCGCGACCAACTCTTCCAGATACCGCGCGTCCCACCACGCCATCTGCCACTGCTTAG